A DNA window from Gigantopelta aegis isolate Gae_Host chromosome 4, Gae_host_genome, whole genome shotgun sequence contains the following coding sequences:
- the LOC121369646 gene encoding kelch repeat and BTB domain-containing protein 2-like isoform X2, which produces MPDSSMLAENYNYIRRLTQGLTTALEHRLFTDVVIKVDQVEFPCHKVVLCSMSPYFEGMFSSGMKESSQSVIQLHDLNSEWFELVLTYMYSGHIHLTNNNVKDILHIGSFLQVLCLQELCEEYILEEMLTLDNCLSLWQLAPTYGCGYLQHQAKSFIIRHFKLLVENGELQQLSQEELKDILSDEHLIVRNEAWVLEVAINWMKMTKTEPSKAKDVFESVRLDLIPSSEWESLLEKVIVTADKGLCSMLNALRTTMLASDEYNVQNRVRFFDRLQNIIVAYPSREITDQDDDSDTEVIQFPYCVSLDQKKSMKLPHCPFDLPKIESICFHGHNLYLAGVTRNGVALARFDGSTGVWHSCKKLCQIRTKFTLVSCESHVYLIGGVNENLLRTWITVEQYDPETDEWCKKGDLVCPVTEFSFVTSGDTIFTYLGICRRTVYTDSNTVRMTSECIPEIQSFNCTTGQCEVIGRLPGIISNGPGNRHSFAFRRDTTVFVITPRGMVIKVPDFGRDPVFAGDIGELSPVDSRFHGIDTGSKVYLIGSRYSLPISPDVFLFDYDAMVVTKVEDLAFCSCVSACAFGRVKKRFLLENSQYRNEPDDAGVISLC; this is translated from the exons ATGCCAG ATTCATCAATGCTTGCTGAAAACTACAACTACATACGCAGGCTGACTCAgggtttaacgacagcactggAGCACAGATTGTTCACTGATGTTGTCATCAAGGTGGACCAGGTGGAGTTCCCTTGCCACAAAGTGGTTTTGTGTTCCATGTCGCCATACTTCGAAGGGATGTTTTCCTCAGGGATGAAGGAGAGCTCCCAGTCTGTTATACAACTGCATGACCTGAACAGTGAATGGTTTGAGCTGGTCCTCACCTACATGTACTCAGGACATATTCACCTCACCAACAACAATGTCAAGGACATTCTGCACATTGGCTCCTTTCTGCAGGTGCTCTGTTTACAGGAGCTGTGCGAGGAGTATATACTGGAGGAGATGCTGACACTGGACAACTGCTTATCTTTGTGGCAGCTGGCTCCAACGTATGGGTGTGGATATCTTCAGCATCAAGCAAAGTCCTTCATTATAAGGCATTTCAAGCTACTGGTAGAGAATGGAGAACTCCAACAGTTGTCTCAAGAGGAGCTGAAGGATATTCTTTCAGATGAACACTTGATAGTCAGAAACGAAGCGTGGGTTTTGGAAGTTGCAATAAATTGGATGAAAATGACTAAAACAGAGCCTAGCAAAGCTAAAGATGTATTTGAGAGTGTTCGGTTGGACTTGATACCTTCCAGTGAATGGGAATCACTTCTAGAAAAAGTTATAGTAACTGCAGATAAAGGTCTTTGTTCCATGTTGAATGCACTAAGAACGACGATGTTAGCATCTGATGAGTACAATGTTCAGAATAGAGTTCGGTTCTTTGACAGGCTACAGAATATCATAGTTGCTTATCCATCTCGTGAAATTACTGATCAGGATGATGACTCTGACACTGAGGTGATTCAGTTTCCATACTGTGTCAGTTTAGACCAGAAAAAGTCCATGAAACTTCCTCATTGCCCCTTTGATCTTCCGAAAATTGAGTCAATTTGTTTCCATGGACATAACTTGTACCTTGCAGGGGTAACAAGAAATGGAGTGGCTCTTGCTAGATTTGATGGAAGTACTGGTGTTTGGCACAGCTGTAAGAAACTTTGCCAGATCAGGACAAAATTTACTCTTGTATCTTGTGAATCACATGTATATCTTATTGGTGGTGTAAACGAAAATCTGCTTCGAACATGGATTACTGTTGAACAGTATGACCCGGAGACAGACGAATGGTGCAAAAAAGGTGACTTGGTTTGTCCAGTAACTGAATTCAGTTTTGTAACGTCAGGAGATACGATTTTCACTTACCTGGGCATCTGTCGCCGCACAGTCTACACAGACTCCAACACAGTGAGGATGACCAGTGAATGCATTCCTGAGATCCAGTCATTCAACTGCACGACAGGACAGTGTGAAGTCATCGGAAGACTCCCAGGCATAATCTCCAATGGACCAGGCAACCGGCACTCGTTCGCTTTCAGAAGAGACACTACAGTGTTTGTCATCACCCCAAGGGGCATGGTCATAAAGGTGCCCGACTTTGGTAGAGACCCTGTATTTGCTGGTGACATTGGGGAGTTGAGTCCCGTAGACAGTCGGTTTCATGGCATCGACACTGGAAGCAAGGTGTACCTCATAGGGAGTAGATACAGTCTGCCGATCAGTCCTGACGTGTTCTTGTTTGATTATGACGCCATGGTGGTTACAAAAGTGGAGGACTTGGCGTTTTGTTcctgtgtgtctgcgtgtgcaTTTGGTCGAGTAAAGAAGAGGTTTCTTCTTGAAAATTCTCAATATAGAAATGAGCCTGATGACGCAGGTGTAATAAGTTTGTGTtaa